The sequence below is a genomic window from Phoenix dactylifera cultivar Barhee BC4 chromosome 16, palm_55x_up_171113_PBpolish2nd_filt_p, whole genome shotgun sequence.
ACTGTTTTCCTGCTTTAAACCAACTAGGTGttgataaatattttaacaaTTAGAAAAGCTAAACAGAACTCCAAAACACAAAAACCCAATTATACCTGGAAATAAGGGAGAAGAGTTGGCAAGGCAAACAAGGCTTCCGAAATTTTTGTGCCATCCTCTAAACGAAGGTGTTCAAGTTCATCAAATCGAAAATGGAAAGTCTAGTCAGCTCCATTGATCCTAGGAAGTGCTCTTTACCTTGAGAAAACCTTGCTTTCCCTTGCCCAAAAATGGCTCTCTTGCAAGTATGTATCATTCAACAGAGGAATGTGGAAATTTCTGGGAATCTTAAGTTCATTCCAAGAGGCCATGCTCTTTTTCAGAAACTCTCTGCATACAGCAATCACAGGATTTCTAGGATATAAGAACAAAGAGAAGCACCTAAAATATCAACAGTCTCACGATTTTGCCtctgtgttgtgaaatttctcTAACTGTCCGCTCAGAAAAGACCTTTTTTTTGCTGTCCATGTGTCCCTTCTCTATGATTGTATCAGCCAAGAACTTCAAATTCTCCAATGACTCACTGAAGTCTGTACATTGTCTGCAGTTCCCTCTCCAATCCATTATTCCTTGCAAGCTTTGCATATCCCAGCAATATGAGAGGACATCCTCAAGTACTGATAAATATGATCACCATCGCCTACTAAAACTGCCAAGGATACCAAGAAAACCACAGAAAAGGTTAAATCTCTCATTACATGGCATGATTTCTCTGAGGAAGATGAACAAGAGACTCTTCATCAGAATAATCACATTTGACAGTTCCATCGTTGGATTCTGGAGTGCTCAAAACGTCAGGTTTAACTCCTACTTGAGGTTGATGGTTCGTGAACTGAAAACCAGAGTTGAATCCACTTGGTATTTTCCAGTCATAAAGCTTCATCCCTATCAAATAACATAACATTCTCATCTTGAACATGTCAAACCGACTGCGATGATTTTCCAGCACCTTCAAGAACACAAGACAGACTACAACCTCCATAACATCTAAATATCTCCCTTTGGGAGTGCTGGATATGGCCATGGGTTTCTGAACacctgtttttcttttgacccaaTAATATCGTAGCACTCAAGCTTAGTTACATCAATATCCAAGAATAGAGGCCATATTTGAATATCCTGAGGGTTACCTCCACAGACACTAACTGGACATGGCCTTCCTTAACACAGAAGCATGAAAAAAATTTCCCTGCCTCTCATCGGACCATTATTTAACAATTACAGCCTTAATTCTGCTTAATTTAACTTACAATCACCAGATCAATTGTATACACTTTTGACATGTCCCGACACACTTGTTCGTGTTTTTCATACATGTACATGCACTCATTATACTTGTTTCTTCACCCAGGTCGGGGAGTAAAAATTATACTCATTCAAACAAGAGATCAAGTTAATTTTTTGCTCAAGCAAAACCCTGATTGTTACAGGTCATCAAACCAGGGATCAGTTAAGTTGCTCAAAGTCATACAGACACCATATCTGCCACCCATATTACCTTCCGAAATCATTGTTCCTATTCCACTCAGATAATGTAATGAAAATGAGGTGCAAGGCAGATGGCAGACTCTGCATGACAGATTTCATCCATGCAGGTTTTGAAGGCAGTCTTATCCCCGAGCCGTGCCCTCATGTTTCATGGCTTCCATCACATAACAATTTTAATGATCGCCAGTTGCAAAACCTACAACAATCTCAGTGATCCTCAACCAGGAATCAGAATGGATTCTGGTGCTTCAGAAATTATCAAGAACAAAGACCTTACCAATAGAAGCAGGAAACTTTTTCTGATAAATGTCCAACTTTCATATCTAGAACTGCTGAAGCAACCAACTATAGATCAATATACAAAAGTCAGCAGATGGGCAGTTAACCCAATTGTTATAATACACACAATATTGTTGTTACACACAGAAATCAGTGTTTATACAATTTGCCACTCATATCTCAAAAACCAATCAAGAAAACTAACTCTGGAATCAATCAAGTTAACAGAAGGAAAatacaaattaaagaaaattGCGAAGCCAAGATATGTAGGAGGAAAAAATAAACTGGGGATAAAAGAGGGAAAAATCACTCCCAGCATTGGCCCATACTTCAGAGTACTCAAACTGATAATACTGTACAATGTTATGCGGATCCTCCATTCCTACAAATCCCAATAGGACAGCACCAAAGATATCTACCTTAtctcaaataatcaaatcaaattgTCGTGCTTGTTGTTGGAATTGAAATCCAGGGCTCATATCTAGTTGACATCTGAAAATGTGAATTACATTACGTTAGTCCAAATCATATTGCTCAGATATGCTAACAGAAAGAGTCAAAGAGAACAGTCACAAAAATATAGGAATCAATGTTTGGATAATTAAATGACACTACATCATATAGCATCACATCCCAATTTAAAGAATAGGGTACAGCTAGCTAAGATTGATGCATAATTAATAACTGGTCTAAAGTCATAACTGGAGGAAAGGAAAtaagaaacaagaaaaaaataaaaagcgcacacacacacacacacaatttTCCTGATCTGATGGTCGACCAAAAGATGCATATAAAGAATTCAAAATTGGACATTCATCACAAAAACATTGGAAATAGTTCTGATGTTATACATTTCACATGAAATCATACATCTAAGTAGTAGCTCACTTGAAGTACGAGGTCAGATGGTGGTCTTCTGGAAAATGTAGACTTATGGGCATCTGAAAAGCATCTCACTGATCTATTCTCAAGGTCACCTGTGCACCCTAGACTGGGATAAAAAAAGACTATCATAGTTTCAAATTGCTGTTCAGTGATTCTTAAACCAATAATGAAACTGGTAGagcagaaaaggaaaaggagggggaggggggatgGGAGACTGTATTTCTGTTGATAGAACACTGCAACAATTTTGAGCATGAAATTATGCTTGGTCGAAAATTAGATTATGTTATGGCACAGCAGTCCTTCATCAATACACAATGCTAGTATGAGTAGATGTTGCCATAATTGATCAGACCAGAGCGTAAACCTTGAGGAGAAACCATGGTCTACAAACCGATTggtaccggtcggttcagcccgtaGCGTACCGGTACCAACAGGCACCGGTACGGTATGGCTATTAAAATCGGTTCCAACCCAATTTAAGTCGGAACTGATCGGTTCATGACCTGTACCGGTGCAAACCGACCCGGTTCGCACTGGTACAGAGTGTTCTTCACGGAAGACAGCGCATGGCTAAAGCCACGCACTAAGTGCCACGCGCTGTGGCACTTTTGGTAcggtactggttcggtaccAGTACCGGACTGCACCGGTATATTGGTACGGtcagtacggcgaaccttgggaGAAACACTGAGCACAACTCGTTCCTGTTCTCAAACAGCAAACAGTCTCCTAAGATATTGTTACTGTGTCTATTCAGAATATAGAAAGTGAGGATTGGAGATCAGAAAAATGATAATCAGAAAGATTATTGCAAAAAAAATGAGTCCTATCATTATTTGGTTAAAAAATAGACAAACCAAACACAACTCAACATGTCATAACAAAAATATGTCCTCCTAGTTCAACATCAAATATAAATTGAACTTTTAAAATTTTCCAGGGTATTTCAAACTAAAAGCCTCAGAGCTGCTTTacataatttgtaaaacaaatatgAATTTTAATAAGTTTTGTTTTAAAAAGTTACCTCATAGGCAAGACCATGTAAGCTCAAGTTGAAGTGTGCTCTCTTCGTGTGACCCCAATTCTCCGTAAATCCCGTAGGTGGCAAGCTATCTCCAGAACAAACTGTACCCCGTCATCTCCATTTCTAAGTGAGTTGATGGTGTGTTCAAGAAAAGTATGATCTGCTTCAAGTGCCTCCAACCTCTCACTCAGATGTGAAATTTCATTTTCAAGAGTAGCTAAATCACTCTCTTTATCAACCATGGAGATGTACTGCCCATCACTGTCAGAATTATCCTCACCATTTTGTTGAGTGGTAGATTGAACCCCTTTGGATGATAAAAGGGTGCTTGTGTTGGATTTTGATGGTTTCTTTTTACCTGACAAAACACTCCCTCCTGTTTGACTACTTTCTGGAGACAAATTTTTCGAGTGAGGATGTTCCAAATCATTACACCCCACTGCCTTCTCCAAATACTGACCATTTTTAACATCATGATCTAAAACTGCATTTTTTTGTTCAGAGTTTTCTCTATGAACATCCTCACATCTTTTGTCAGAATATTCATCTTCCTTTACATCAAAACTTGAAAGATTAACGTAAACCCCATTATTGGAGAAGAGATGGAGCTTTTTCTCCAACTTCTTCAAACAATCAGAAATGTAATCCTTTTCATCTTCAAAATCTAACAAAGGAACCTTCAAAGGACCTGATCCACTCCATCTGGAGGCACCAGCCTCCTTTTCAAGAGTTGTGCTGGTGGGATTATTCACTCTTGACTCTAAATCATCAGACTTCTCTGGTTTACTGTCTGCTAATGATCCATCTCCAAATTGCTTAATATATATTTCAAGCACCGCTTCAAGATCTTGTATTTCCTTATCCCTTTGAGCAAGTGCCTCATTGGATTTTTGAAGTGCTTCTTGGTCGTACTCAGTTTCCTCTTCCATCATTCTCTGGTACTGCAAAGCTTCCATCTGCATAGCTGCCTTCTCCTCCTGCAACCTAGTAATCATAGCCATTGCTTGATTTGCTGCAATTGCTGAagcatttctttcttcttctagcTCCTTGTATAAAAGGCTTATGGACTTCCTATCCAACTCAATCTGCCGCTTCAGTCGATCAACTGTGCTTTCTCCTTCCACTTCACTAACAATACTtccatctagagactccaaaCCTGATTCATTTCTTTCAATAGACAGCCTTTTAGTAATGTTCTGCAACACAGGTCCATCACCTTGTCCATATACTCTGGGACTTGGACTCATATCACTCCATGGGGTCTCAAGCCCCTTAGAGGCAGATATCTGTGATATAAGTAATTTCAGATCTTCAAGAACTTTAGAAGAATCCCTCCCCGTAATTACTTCTGCAAAGTTGGAAGATGTCAAGTTGCCCTTATTGCCAACAGCAAGTTTGTAGGCATCATTTAGATCCATATGAGTGTTCACAGATGGACCAGGGTCACTCATAATTTGGTTTGTCTTCAAATTTATCTCAGTTGGACTAAAATCCTTGGAAACTCCTCCAATAGAAGTAGCAGAGATGTGCACATCATCATGAGTTCCCAAAACTTCTGGTAGAAAGAGAAGATTATTTAGAGAAGGGTCAAGTAAAAGAAGCTTGGAGCAAAAACGAATCCAGGTTAAGACAGACATTGACTCACCTTCCACGTTTGAAACTTCTGAAGGAACTAATTGAGAATCTTGAGGTGTGATTTTGGATAATGGAGGATCGGCGCTCATTTCAACTCGGCTCCACTTTACTTCCTCCAAACCAGGCCCAGCAGCAATAGAAGATGCCAAAGATGATATGTCATGAGAACCACCTACATGGAGTttcttctcaggaatggaatcAGAAGGCTCGTGCATGACAGGAGCAGGATGAATCAACTTTTCTACAGCTGCATCATCTGAAATAGTGGCAGATAAACTGTTGGAGATAATGGTGACAGCCTCTGGTTGTGGAGATCGAGGCTGAAAATCTTGCTTAAGTTCCTCAGTTCCATGAACCAGTGTATTTCCATCTTCATCATCTGAGGATGGGACTTCTGACTCTGAATCAGAGTTAACCTTAAGTTCACTGTATCCAATGTGGGACAGCCGATCAAAACGTTGATtccccaaatgatatgttgttgttGGCCCCAAAGACTTCTCTCCTGTATCTTCATGATGGAGACCATTGTGTTCTGTGGAATTTAACAAAGAAATGCCAACTTCAGCAGAGTCAACTCCAGTGGATTTCTTTTGAAGCAAACTGACAGcatgtggtttatttttgaaaggcTTAGAACAGCATGAACAAGTCCTCATGAATGACACCGgatccttcttcagcaaaggaacTTTAACCACATCATCTCCATGAAGTCCATCCTGCAGACAACTGCCATTGATAACCGCAGGAAATTTCAGATCAACGTCTTCACTATCATCAAGAGCCACCTCAAGTTTACCCACCAATGATCTGTATGTCTCAGGGATAGATTTCTTCTCCATGGAAAATGTAAGGAGGCAGCCTTCGCACATGTCATAGACATTAGCAAGCTTTTGATGAACATGACAGAAAGCCAATGAAGAGATTTCTGATTTATGGGCCTTGCAAATTAAATCCCAATAAAAACTTGGTTTCTCGTTGCCCAGGACATGATCCAGCCTTGAGCATAAAAGACACGGTCTTTGCAATTTGCAAAGACGAGCAAATTTTGTCACCAGGTAGGAATATAATGCACCAAGGAACAATAGAAGCATTAACAACCATTCAAACACAGCAGAAGATAAAACAGACGAGAAACGCCGAGAATTTCTCCATTCAGAAATAGGAGTTCCTGCAGCCATTCCTAGAGTATATGCAAGACCGTTAAGTGGAATGCGTGCCGATCACCCAGGATGAGAAATTATCAAACCCTTTACTTCCAGGCTGATGAAACCAAATATCCCAGCTGAGATTCAATATGGaaaacatcaacaagctcaagtcagattcaataaaatatgaagaatcagaatattatttttttaacgaAGTTTTTGGTACTCTTCAATCAATGAAATAGAAAACCCAAGCCttgtaaattttctttagtAAAGCATGGGGGAAGTTCCTCACCTCCTCcatatttcatttaaaaaaaagaaagaaagaaagcccaAGCCAAAAAGTTAACAATATAAGAATCAAAATGTTAGCAATAAGCTAACAACCATCTAAATAAAGCTCTAAAGCAAATACAACGTCTATCCTATCAAAAGTTTGACCTTCAATAGACCATTGCAAGGACCAGAAAAATTTACAAGCGAACAGGTGAGACCACAAGAAAAAGCATGCCTTCTGGTAATCTCTTATCAACTCAAATCCCAATAacataaaaagataaaaataatacTGAACGAACAAAAAAAAACCTAGATGAGATCCAAATTTTTCAAACCCAATTCAAGACAAATAAAAGGAAGAGCAATTCAATATCTACCTGCTGAGAAGTTCCAATATTTCAACCATAGCAGACTGAAAGCAAGAAAACATACATCCTAGATTCAATCAAACCAATCAAAGCAAAACTAATTCAACAAAGCAAGAAAACATATATCCTAGATTCAATCAAACCAATCAAAGCAAAACTAATTCAACAAAAGACAGAATCAATATAACAGCTAATAAGAAAAGAATATAAGAAGCAAATCAGCTAGGCCAAACCAGTTTAAGAAACCAATCGAAACAAACACATAGAGAAAGAGCAACAATCCACACCTTGTGAATTCCTCCCAAATTAAGCCGGCGAACAAACAAAGAGAAGCGATCGATCCGAGATGGCCAGATGGGTTCTGAGGACAGCAGAAAGACAGAAGCAACCGAAAGGTAGGAGCTTTTCCCCTGCCCTCCCCAGATCTCCACCCTCTCCTAATAAATAATTGTTCCAACAAGCTGACGTCGCCAGCCAAAAGTCGGCTGGAATCCCAAGTAGCGATGGCAAACCGAAAGGCCACAAAATAAAAGCAAACCGTGACAAGCTCCCCACCAATAAGAAGACAAAAAAGTAGAGAAAATGCCATTTTCCAgctaaaattcccaaaaaaaaaaaaggaaaaacacaGAACTTTTTTCCTGgagttttcttagaaaaagattacCTCATCTACCACATGGTGCAGATTGGGGGAAGGAGAATGGGAGAAAAGCTGTTGATTCGGGAAAGATTAGATTGAGAAAGGGAAAGAGAAATAGTGGCAATCGGGAGTGGGAGAAGGAAAGGATCTACGGATGGGTTTGTTGACAGAGACTTCGAGATACCGTTGAACCTGAGTCCCCAACCGTTGTTTTTGACCGAAGCAAACGTTCCTTTAAAACGTCGATCAGGACCGTCCGATTGAAGTTTATGAGAATTGTAAAGGCTTCGTGGGTTGCCATTCGTGGGTGCATTGAAGGAACTGGTTGACTCTCTCGGATCTGGTCGGCTGGGCGGCGAAAGCTTTATTTTCTACTATGGACTTGAGTGAAGTACAGGTGGGCTTAAAGATTTGCGTTTGACCCCGTGCTTTTGATAGCTGACAAACTCGGCTGTATATcttcattaaaataaaaattataaaaactcTCCTAAGAATAGAAATAAATTACACCTGCATAATAGTTTAAAAAATCTATATTTAACTCAAGAGATTTATTTTCCTCCAACCTCTTGACCCATAATTTAACCGAATCGTTAATCAAACTGTGAATCATAAATAAAATCCAAATATCAAGTTAGAAATAATTTTGAAATGATTAAAATAACCATAAGCAATATAACATtgtgtgcatccttctctctataaaattaattttgattttttatataaGCTAAACGATTTTACTAGTAACATAAGTATAGACTTTATAAGCTATTAAGTGCaaacataataaatataaatgttagaaaaaaaattatagtttaTTCAAAAAAACTCGGTTGTATATaataaacataatttattatatagaaatttgaattcaaatggtTTAAATATTTCAAAGCCATTTAATAGactgttttttttctcttgatttGTGCATTACTATAGAATAGGTTTTGTTATTAAAAATGCTCATAAACATTGATGTCTTCAGGATGTGCAAAGGATATCTGAAAAATCTTGCTTGTTGCATTTGTATAATTGGATAACTTGTAAATACAGCAAGGCTTAGATATAgtactttcttttttctttaaatgtACAAAGCAATAACTAAACCAACAATAATGTACTTATTAAAAATAGTCACATGTTGACTTAAGCAGAACTATATGTGGCATTTACATCCCTACAGCTCAACAACAAATATAGTTATTTTAAAGCACCATGGAATGTTCATCAACTCATCAAGATTTTTAATTACGAAGATATGAACCAACTAAAAGGGTTTTCATGTTGAATCTTCATTCATCTCAAGTAGAACAAGATTttagacaaaaaaaagaaaaatgaagattTTTAAATCTTGGTTAATATTATATAAACTACGATTCTTAAgatatatgataaaataaattctACAATTAACTTTTATTTCAAAGAAAGTGATTTATATATATTCAGTATTTaaaataaggtataaattcTACTGTATAGGTGACTACCTAGCGTTAAAACAGGACCCATGTTTTAGTTGAGATTAGGGTTGAAATGGGGTCGAGCGAGCTTTGGAGTGGACTTTTAGCttgaataaagaaaaattgggtTAGAGTTGAACCTGAAATTCAAGCTCAAAAATTGGCACAAGACAGAACAAGCTCTGATGCTAATTTAATGAAGGATAGaacaagctctgataccaaccgATGCAAGacagaaggaagaaagaggagagagagaagaggaggagaaggtagAGATGGAGAGAGCAACTGGACATTCTGTACTACCGAATCTCAATAATGCAATCTATCTTCTCGATTAACATAGTATTGGATCTATATAGATAACATAAAAccctagtaaaagtctaatccTAAAGTCCATAAAATTCTAGTACTATCCAAATACAAAtaaatttttctaattttaataaaatattttttataatttttatatttgccTCTAATAGAAGTGTGCCTAAATTTTTTATTGAATAGTCctctatcaaaaatcttttagGGCTCCAATCTAGCCTCAgcctatcgatcttgatagtaGGTTCAGTTTGAACACAAAATAGACGTACTTGtcccttctctctttgctcGCTCCCTGtgcttcctttctctctctttcaacTCTTTCCCTCTATCTCTCCCCATCCATCTCCTccataatctctctctctctctcagactcttctctctctcctttccccTATGTTCTCTATACCTCTCTCTATATCTCTTTCATCTTTGTGTTGGACAAGCTTTGAGAAATTAGTCCAATTCGGCTCCGGAGTAGGTTCGAGTCCAAGGTTGGACcggaattgaaaaaaaaagagtaaattatAAAAGCCTCCATGAGGTCAATGTTTATTTCACTTacacttagggctcgtttggttcgcaggaaaagaagggggaaaagtgtggtcaacggaaaagtagtgagatgcctcttgtttggttggaattttcaaaggagagagatggaaaagttgtattcccatgggaatatgattcccacatttcatgggaaagtctttcccatgagaaacatggaaaaaagAGTAAGGGGCGTAGCGAGAGAGAGATAGATAAACTAGACAGCTAGGGGGAGAAGACagcttgggggggggggggggggggagagggtGTTACATGTCGAAGAATAGTATAGAAAACACCCGTTACGCCGACAATTGATAGTGCTAGCACGGAACTAGCTTATCAACGCTGCTGTTACACTAGGAAGAGTCTCTAAGACCTATAGGCCAATTAGACTGAATTAGTCAGTCTAGCGACTACTTGTGAGATATGTCCATTAACTGTTTTCCTTGCTAATGAGAGGTTAACCCGATGGTAAGAAGTGATTGGATGAGCGTGTGGTagcatgagaaacatggaaaagttatttttatttttttccaaaaagacccttcagcattaaagtagcattaaagaggcattaaagacctaatttttattaagggcataatagaaattatacataactttcccaggaaagtggatggccaaccaaacataagcactttggaaatttgtcactttcccatggtcaaccaaacataccaaaagtactttcctaggcattctctttctaggaatttgtttcccatgaaccatattcctaggaggaaaaatacttccagcgaaccaaatgagcccttaATACTTTATAAAATCTATATTTACACCTAGTTAAATTAATGACGTTAGTAAAACCATTTACTTCAAATAAAAAGTTAAAATTGCCTTTAAGTAGGGAGGaggatgcttatttttattttaca
It includes:
- the LOC103724165 gene encoding myosin-binding protein 1-like isoform X2; the encoded protein is MAAGTPISEWRNSRRFSSVLSSAVFEWLLMLLLFLGALYSYLVTKFARLCKLQRPCLLCSRLDHVLGNEKPSFYWDLICKAHKSEISSLAFCHVHQKLANVYDMCEGCLLTFSMEKKSIPETYRSLVGKLEVALDDSEDVDLKFPAVINGSCLQDGLHGDDVVKVPLLKKDPVSFMRTCSCCSKPFKNKPHAVSLLQKKSTGVDSAEVGISLLNSTEHNGLHHEDTGEKSLGPTTTYHLGNQRFDRLSHIGYSELKVNSDSESEVPSSDDEDGNTLVHGTEELKQDFQPRSPQPEAVTIISNSLSATISDDAAVEKLIHPAPVMHEPSDSIPEKKLHVGGSHDISSLASSIAAGPGLEEVKWSRVEMSADPPLSKITPQDSQLVPSEVSNVEVLGTHDDVHISATSIGGVSKDFSPTEINLKTNQIMSDPGPSVNTHMDLNDAYKLAVGNKGNLTSSNFAEVITGRDSSKVLEDLKLLISQISASKGLETPWSDMSPSPRVYGQGDGPVLQNITKRLSIERNESGLESLDGSIVSEVEGESTVDRLKRQIELDRKSISLLYKELEEERNASAIAANQAMAMITRLQEEKAAMQMEALQYQRMMEEETEYDQEALQKSNEALAQRDKEIQDLEAVLEIYIKQFGDGSLADSKPEKSDDLESRVNNPTSTTLEKEAGASRWSGSGPLKVPLLDFEDEKDYISDCLKKLEKKLHLFSNNGVYVNLSSFDVKEDEYSDKRCEDVHRENSEQKNAVLDHDVKNGQYLEKAVGCNDLEHPHSKNLSPESSQTGGSVLSGKKKPSKSNTSTLLSSKGVQSTTQQNGEDNSDSDGQYISMVDKESDLATLENEISHLSERLEALEADHTFLEHTINSLRNGDDGVQFVLEIACHLRDLRRIGVTRREHTST
- the LOC103724165 gene encoding myosin-binding protein 1-like isoform X1, with protein sequence MAAGTPISEWRNSRRFSSVLSSAVFEWLLMLLLFLGALYSYLVTKFARLCKLQRPCLLCSRLDHVLGNEKPSFYWDLICKAHKSEISSLAFCHVHQKLANVYDMCEGCLLTFSMEKKSIPETYRSLVGKLEVALDDSEDVDLKFPAVINGSCLQDGLHGDDVVKVPLLKKDPVSFMRTCSCCSKPFKNKPHAVSLLQKKSTGVDSAEVGISLLNSTEHNGLHHEDTGEKSLGPTTTYHLGNQRFDRLSHIGYSELKVNSDSESEVPSSDDEDGNTLVHGTEELKQDFQPRSPQPEAVTIISNSLSATISDDAAVEKLIHPAPVMHEPSDSIPEKKLHVGGSHDISSLASSIAAGPGLEEVKWSRVEMSADPPLSKITPQDSQLVPSEVSNVEEVLGTHDDVHISATSIGGVSKDFSPTEINLKTNQIMSDPGPSVNTHMDLNDAYKLAVGNKGNLTSSNFAEVITGRDSSKVLEDLKLLISQISASKGLETPWSDMSPSPRVYGQGDGPVLQNITKRLSIERNESGLESLDGSIVSEVEGESTVDRLKRQIELDRKSISLLYKELEEERNASAIAANQAMAMITRLQEEKAAMQMEALQYQRMMEEETEYDQEALQKSNEALAQRDKEIQDLEAVLEIYIKQFGDGSLADSKPEKSDDLESRVNNPTSTTLEKEAGASRWSGSGPLKVPLLDFEDEKDYISDCLKKLEKKLHLFSNNGVYVNLSSFDVKEDEYSDKRCEDVHRENSEQKNAVLDHDVKNGQYLEKAVGCNDLEHPHSKNLSPESSQTGGSVLSGKKKPSKSNTSTLLSSKGVQSTTQQNGEDNSDSDGQYISMVDKESDLATLENEISHLSERLEALEADHTFLEHTINSLRNGDDGVQFVLEIACHLRDLRRIGVTRREHTST
- the LOC103724165 gene encoding myosin-binding protein 1-like isoform X3, producing MAAGTPISEWRNSRRFSSVLSSAVFEWLLMLLLFLGALYSYLVTKFARLCKLQRPCLLCSRLDHVLGNEKPSFYWDLICKAHKSEISSLAFCHVHQKLANVYDMCEGCLLTFSMEKKSIPETYRSLVGKLEVALDDSEDVDLKFPAVINGSCLQDGLHGDDVVKVPLLKKDPVSFMRTCSCCSKPFKNKPHAVSLLQKKSTGVDSAEVGISLLNSTEHNGLHHEDTGEKSLGPTTTYHLGNQRFDRLSHIGYSELKVNSDSESEVPSSDDEDGNTLVHGTEELKQDFQPRSPQPEAVTIISNSLSATISDDAAVEKLIHPAPVMHEPSDSIPEKKLHVGGSHDISSLASSIAAGPGLEEVKWSRVEMSADPPLSKITPQDSQLVPSEVSNVEEVLGTHDDVHISATSIGGVSKDFSPTEINLKTNQIMSDPGPSVNTHMDLNDAYKLAVGNKGNLTSSNFAEVITGRDSSKVLEDLKLLISQISASKGLETPWSDMSPSPRVYGQGDGPVLQNITKRLSIERNESGLESLDGSIVSEVEGESTVDRLKRQIELDRKSISLLYKELEEERNASAIAANQAMAMITRLQEEKAAMQMEALQYQRMMEEETEYDQEALQKSNEALAQRDKEIQDLEAVLEIYIKQFGDGSLADSKPEKSDDLESRVNNPTSTTLEKEAGASRWSGSGPLKVPLLDFEDEKDYISDCLKKLEKKLHLFSNNGVYVNLSSFDVKEDEYSDKRCEDVHRENSEQKNAVLDHDVKNGQYLEKAVGCNDLEHPHSKNLSPESSQTGGSVLSGKKKPSKGVQSTTQQNGEDNSDSDGQYISMVDKESDLATLENEISHLSERLEALEADHTFLEHTINSLRNGDDGVQFVLEIACHLRDLRRIGVTRREHTST